Proteins co-encoded in one Deltaproteobacteria bacterium genomic window:
- a CDS encoding agmatine deiminase family protein gives MIFRETPRQLGYRFPAEWETQAATWFSWPHKEDSWPERFAPIPAVFTEIVKILAGFQHVNINVIDRHMHDDVMTRLIKAGVDSGRFSLFPIPTNDAWCRDHGPAFVVNPEAEEPLAIIDWDYNAWGGKYPPYDLDDMVPTRIAEYRQVPLFYPGIIMEGGAIDVNGAGCLLTSAPCLLNPNRNPHLSQSQVEWYLREYYNVEKILWVEEGIAGDDTDGHIDDSARFVSADTIVAVVEDNRKDENYLPLQKNLRQLKKMTDPSGRLFRIVELPMPRLLEFDGQRVPASYANFLIANGVVLVPTFRDRNDDFALSVLQDLFPARRVIGIDCYDLVWGLGTLHCISQQEPLVKVEKVS, from the coding sequence ATGATTTTCCGGGAAACTCCACGACAACTGGGTTATCGCTTCCCCGCAGAATGGGAAACACAGGCCGCAACATGGTTCTCATGGCCCCACAAAGAAGATTCATGGCCGGAGCGTTTCGCACCGATACCGGCAGTATTCACGGAAATCGTCAAGATTCTGGCAGGGTTTCAACACGTAAATATCAATGTTATTGACCGGCACATGCACGATGACGTCATGACCAGGCTGATCAAAGCGGGGGTTGACAGCGGGAGGTTTTCTCTTTTCCCGATTCCGACAAATGATGCCTGGTGCCGGGATCATGGTCCGGCCTTCGTGGTCAACCCCGAAGCCGAAGAACCCTTGGCGATAATCGACTGGGATTACAATGCCTGGGGCGGGAAATATCCCCCCTATGATCTGGATGATATGGTCCCCACCCGAATTGCCGAATATCGTCAAGTGCCCCTTTTTTATCCGGGAATCATTATGGAGGGAGGTGCGATTGATGTAAACGGAGCCGGATGCCTTTTAACCAGCGCCCCCTGCCTCCTGAACCCGAACCGCAATCCCCATCTGTCGCAATCTCAGGTTGAATGGTACCTGCGTGAGTATTACAATGTGGAAAAAATTCTTTGGGTGGAAGAAGGCATTGCCGGGGATGACACGGACGGCCATATTGATGATTCTGCCCGTTTTGTCAGCGCGGATACAATCGTGGCCGTGGTGGAGGACAATCGGAAAGATGAAAACTATCTACCCCTGCAGAAAAATCTCAGGCAACTAAAAAAAATGACAGACCCTTCGGGGAGACTGTTTCGAATCGTGGAACTCCCCATGCCTCGTTTGCTTGAATTTGATGGGCAGAGAGTCCCTGCAAGTTACGCCAATTTTCTTATTGCAAACGGCGTTGTGCTGGTACCGACGTTTCGCGATCGGAATGATGATTTCGCATTGTCCGTGCTGCAGGATCTCTTTCCCGCAAGACGGGTAATCGGTATCGACTGTTATGACTTGGTCTGGGGCCTGGGGACACTGCACTGTATCAGCCAGCAGGAACCACTGGTGAAAGTGGAAAAGGTGTCGTAA